One region of Chryseobacterium sp. SORGH_AS_0447 genomic DNA includes:
- a CDS encoding FMN-binding glutamate synthase family protein has protein sequence MRDKFLLWGAIVLAVAWGVAFLIKADWWIPFFLTIIYAIGVYNVTQSKHAILRNFPVLGYFRYFFESISPEMQQYFIERETDGKPFPRNQRSAVYRRAKNLSDTVPFGTQLEVNHRKYEGIKHSIYAKSPIEELPRVWVGGEQCTQPYHASLFNISAMSFGALSDRAQISLNRGAKKGNFYHNTGEGGISPHHLEGGDLCWQIGTGYFGCRDEEGKFNPDLFKKYSAMPAVKMVEIKLSQGAKPGHGGVLPAVKNTPEIAKIRHVTPGMTVLSPPSHSAFSDAAGLLRFVQQLRELSGGKPVGFKLCIGDTKEFEDICVQMNVLKIYPDFITIDGAEGGTGAAPPEFSDGVGMPLEPALIFVNRTLNNYNLRKKLRVIASGKVLTSLDILRAIAMGADMCNNARGFMFSLGCIQALRCNNNKCPTGVATQDKMLVKGLDVTDKAERVYHFHKNTLHTCNELIAAAGRSSYEEVDATMFMRGDEFDHLSDLYFPDILGNVKHKARS, from the coding sequence ATGAGAGATAAATTTTTGCTTTGGGGAGCCATCGTATTGGCAGTTGCCTGGGGTGTTGCTTTTCTAATAAAAGCGGATTGGTGGATTCCTTTTTTTCTGACCATCATTTATGCCATAGGCGTATATAATGTCACCCAAAGCAAACATGCTATTTTAAGGAACTTCCCGGTGTTGGGCTATTTCAGGTATTTTTTTGAAAGTATCTCCCCAGAAATGCAGCAGTATTTTATCGAACGGGAAACCGATGGGAAACCTTTTCCCAGAAACCAGCGTTCTGCCGTTTACAGACGTGCTAAAAACTTAAGTGACACCGTACCTTTCGGGACACAGCTGGAAGTCAATCACCGGAAATATGAAGGAATCAAGCATTCCATCTATGCCAAATCTCCTATTGAAGAGCTTCCGAGAGTTTGGGTAGGAGGGGAGCAATGTACTCAGCCTTATCATGCTTCTTTATTCAATATCTCGGCCATGAGTTTCGGGGCGTTAAGCGACCGGGCACAGATTTCCCTGAACAGAGGAGCAAAAAAAGGAAACTTCTATCACAATACAGGAGAAGGAGGAATTTCACCGCACCATCTTGAAGGCGGGGACCTCTGCTGGCAGATCGGGACCGGATATTTCGGGTGCCGTGATGAAGAAGGAAAATTCAACCCCGATTTATTTAAAAAATATTCTGCGATGCCTGCCGTTAAAATGGTGGAGATTAAGCTGTCACAAGGTGCAAAACCCGGTCATGGAGGCGTTTTACCGGCAGTTAAGAATACTCCTGAAATTGCGAAAATCCGTCACGTTACCCCTGGAATGACTGTTCTTTCACCACCATCCCATTCCGCTTTCTCGGATGCGGCAGGCCTGCTGAGGTTTGTGCAGCAGTTAAGAGAGCTTTCAGGAGGAAAACCGGTCGGATTCAAATTATGTATCGGCGATACCAAAGAGTTCGAAGATATCTGCGTACAGATGAATGTTCTGAAAATTTATCCTGATTTTATTACCATTGATGGTGCAGAAGGAGGAACCGGAGCCGCGCCGCCGGAATTTTCAGATGGGGTCGGAATGCCGCTGGAGCCTGCCCTTATCTTTGTGAACCGGACACTGAACAATTATAACCTAAGAAAAAAATTAAGGGTGATTGCCAGCGGAAAGGTTTTAACAAGTCTTGATATTCTGAGAGCCATCGCCATGGGTGCAGATATGTGTAATAATGCAAGAGGATTTATGTTTTCTTTAGGCTGTATTCAGGCACTGAGATGTAATAACAATAAATGCCCGACCGGCGTCGCTACGCAGGATAAGATGCTGGTTAAAGGATTGGACGTTACCGATAAAGCAGAAAGGGTGTACCATTTCCACAAAAATACATTGCATACCTGTAACGAACTGATTGCTGCGGCGGGACGAAGTTCTTATGAAGAAGTGGACGCCACCATGTTTATGAGAGGCGATGAGTTCGATCACCTTTCGGATCTGTATTTCCCGGATATCTTAGGGAATGTAAAACATAAAGCAAGATCTTAG
- the mtaB gene encoding tRNA (N(6)-L-threonylcarbamoyladenosine(37)-C(2))-methylthiotransferase MtaB: protein MSQFHRTAAFHTLGCKLNFAETSTIARQLTDAGYEKVGFDDKANVYVINTCSVTENADRECKLHVKRAMKANPEGLVVIVGCYAQLKPEEISQIEGVDLVLGAKEKFNILSYLDDLEKSESEGIVHSCEIEETDFFIGSYSIGDRTRAFLKVQDGCDYKCTYCTIPLARGISRSDTIENVLKNATEIAARDIKEIVLTGVNIGDYGKGEFGNKRHEHTFLDLISELDQVEGIERIRISSIEPNLLKDESIELVSKSKSFVPHFHIPLQSGSDDLLKKMKRRYLTKLYYDRVHKIREVMPHAAIGVDVIVGFPGETEERFIETYNFLNELPITYLHVFTYSERENTEAADMEGVVPIPERKRRNKMLRILSEKKKMAFYQTQLGKTLPVLWEHENKDGKMFGFTENYVRVQKDFDPSSVNQIELLKLGKIEADGTVSVMNSFESFLEKI, encoded by the coding sequence ATGTCTCAATTTCACAGAACTGCCGCATTTCATACCCTTGGCTGCAAATTAAATTTTGCGGAAACATCTACCATTGCCCGTCAATTGACAGATGCCGGTTATGAGAAGGTCGGTTTTGATGATAAAGCAAATGTGTATGTCATCAACACCTGTTCGGTAACTGAAAATGCAGACCGCGAGTGTAAGCTACACGTAAAAAGGGCCATGAAAGCCAATCCGGAAGGCTTGGTAGTCATTGTTGGCTGCTACGCTCAGCTGAAGCCTGAAGAAATTTCGCAGATCGAAGGTGTCGACCTGGTATTAGGCGCAAAAGAAAAATTCAATATCCTGAGCTACCTTGATGATCTTGAAAAGTCTGAGAGTGAAGGAATTGTTCATTCCTGTGAAATTGAAGAGACTGATTTTTTCATCGGAAGTTATTCGATCGGCGACAGAACCCGCGCTTTCCTGAAAGTTCAGGATGGGTGCGACTATAAATGTACCTATTGTACGATTCCTCTGGCAAGGGGGATTTCGCGTTCCGATACCATTGAAAATGTCCTGAAAAATGCAACGGAAATTGCAGCCCGAGACATCAAGGAAATTGTTCTTACCGGGGTAAACATCGGTGACTACGGAAAAGGAGAATTCGGAAATAAAAGACACGAACATACGTTCCTGGATCTGATTTCCGAGCTTGATCAAGTGGAAGGCATCGAAAGAATCCGTATCTCTTCCATCGAGCCGAATCTTCTGAAAGATGAAAGCATTGAACTGGTTTCTAAAAGCAAAAGCTTTGTGCCGCATTTCCATATTCCGCTACAATCCGGAAGCGACGACTTATTGAAGAAAATGAAGCGCCGTTATTTAACGAAACTGTATTACGACAGGGTCCATAAGATCCGTGAGGTAATGCCGCATGCCGCTATAGGGGTTGATGTGATTGTTGGTTTTCCCGGAGAAACGGAAGAACGGTTTATTGAAACCTACAATTTCCTGAACGAGCTGCCGATCACTTATCTCCACGTCTTTACGTATTCTGAAAGAGAAAATACCGAAGCCGCAGATATGGAGGGTGTTGTTCCGATCCCGGAAAGAAAAAGACGAAACAAAATGCTCAGAATTCTGTCCGAAAAGAAAAAAATGGCCTTCTACCAGACCCAGCTCGGAAAAACACTTCCCGTACTTTGGGAGCATGAAAATAAAGACGGCAAAATGTTCGGCTTTACCGAGAACTATGTGAGGGTGCAGAAGGATTTCGATCCGTCTTCGGTTAATCAGATCGAGTTGTTGAAACTCGGGAAAATTGAAGCTGACGGTACCGTTTCCGTAATGAATTCCTTTGAAAGTTTCCTGGAGAAGATTTAA
- a CDS encoding DUF1572 family protein gives MEYYKMLGDQAFSQLSEEEIFWQFNGESNSIAVIVKHMAGNMLSRWTNFLTEDGEKSWRNRDVEFVNTFKTKAEVLDYWEQGWTCLFDALNQITEENLYATIYIRNEAHSVIDAVFRQLAHYPYHVGQIVYITKMSKNSDWKTLSIARNKSGEFNAVMRNRFSEDDFGSNSSPVCY, from the coding sequence TTGGAGTATTACAAAATGTTGGGCGACCAGGCATTCTCTCAGCTTTCGGAGGAAGAGATATTCTGGCAGTTTAACGGCGAAAGCAATTCTATAGCCGTTATTGTAAAGCATATGGCCGGGAATATGCTGTCGCGTTGGACCAACTTTTTAACCGAAGACGGTGAGAAATCCTGGAGAAACCGGGATGTGGAATTTGTCAATACATTTAAGACAAAAGCTGAAGTTTTAGATTATTGGGAACAAGGATGGACCTGTCTTTTCGACGCACTTAATCAAATTACGGAAGAGAACTTATATGCAACCATTTATATCAGAAATGAAGCGCATTCTGTAATCGATGCCGTATTCAGGCAGCTTGCGCATTATCCTTATCATGTCGGACAAATTGTTTATATCACCAAAATGAGTAAAAACAGCGATTGGAAAACGCTTTCCATTGCCAGAAATAAGTCCGGGGAATTTAATGCTGTCATGAGAAACCGGTTTTCCGAGGATGATTTTGGATCAAATTCTTCACCGGTCTGCTATTAG